From the genome of Muricauda sp. SCSIO 64092, one region includes:
- a CDS encoding M15 family metallopeptidase produces MGKSVYYRRIVPMDGKSKEGMMYRVLIILIVFMGACKHSEKNGAGISTNRDALQEKQAIDTTITKDTLPVQVSKRKVLYDSFDGFADTTFVRLADFSHDFVYDLRYATTNNFLKSKVYDCAECYTRVKTARALIKANDEFMGKGYRIKFFDCYRPNWVQFKMWKLVPNPQYVANPVKGSIHNKGGAVDITLVDLEGNELDMGTDFDFFGKRAYHDNTDLPQHILKNRKLLKETMEKHGFWSIRTEWWHYNLSSASQDKIANFKWPCD; encoded by the coding sequence ATGGGAAAAAGCGTATACTACCGAAGAATTGTACCAATGGATGGCAAATCAAAAGAAGGAATGATGTACAGGGTATTGATCATACTCATTGTCTTTATGGGTGCTTGTAAACATTCCGAGAAGAATGGGGCTGGGATATCCACAAACAGAGACGCCCTTCAGGAAAAGCAAGCGATCGATACCACAATTACCAAGGATACTTTGCCAGTTCAAGTTTCCAAAAGAAAAGTGCTGTACGATTCTTTTGACGGTTTTGCCGATACCACTTTTGTACGATTGGCCGATTTTAGCCATGACTTTGTCTATGATTTGCGCTACGCCACCACCAATAATTTCCTAAAATCCAAGGTGTATGACTGCGCCGAGTGCTATACCCGCGTGAAAACGGCAAGGGCCTTGATCAAGGCCAATGACGAATTTATGGGAAAGGGCTACCGAATAAAATTCTTCGATTGTTATCGCCCCAATTGGGTGCAATTTAAAATGTGGAAGTTGGTACCCAATCCCCAATATGTAGCCAACCCCGTTAAAGGTTCCATACACAACAAAGGGGGTGCGGTGGACATTACCCTGGTGGATTTGGAGGGCAATGAATTGGATATGGGGACGGATTTTGACTTTTTTGGAAAAAGGGCCTATCATGATAATACGGACCTTCCACAACATATTCTAAAGAATCGAAAACTGCTCAAGGAAACCATGGAGAAACATGGATTTTGGTCCATACGCACCGAATGGTGGCATTACAATCTTTCGTCGGCCTCCCAGGATAAAATAGCCAATTTTAAATGGCCCTGTGACTAA
- a CDS encoding Crp/Fnr family transcriptional regulator yields MRPTKKIHRNFFALIYLNSIVPLSTEVKGFLAEHVRSIQFSKGDVVYKEGDICTKLYLIKKGLVRGYFLNGGKDVTTWISTDNEIFTSITGFFTTQPVKENIQCLEDTDCLYLEYGDLEYGMRTFSEFGELYRKLLIDYYIHAENRAFMARIPSARKRWNYFTETNKLELIDRIPNKYLSSLLAMRPETLSRIIKEHAEFMTKKRTE; encoded by the coding sequence ATGAGACCGACCAAAAAGATCCACAGAAACTTTTTTGCATTAATATATCTTAATTCCATCGTTCCCTTAAGTACCGAAGTCAAGGGCTTTTTGGCGGAACATGTTAGAAGTATCCAATTTTCCAAAGGAGATGTTGTCTATAAAGAGGGGGATATCTGTACCAAATTGTATTTGATCAAGAAGGGGCTTGTACGAGGGTATTTTTTGAACGGGGGGAAGGACGTCACAACATGGATAAGTACTGATAATGAGATTTTTACATCCATTACAGGGTTTTTTACCACCCAACCGGTAAAGGAAAACATCCAGTGTTTGGAAGATACCGATTGCCTGTATTTGGAGTACGGGGATTTGGAATATGGTATGCGTACGTTCTCGGAGTTTGGGGAGTTGTACCGCAAATTGTTGATTGATTATTATATCCATGCGGAAAATAGGGCTTTTATGGCTAGGATTCCCAGCGCCCGGAAACGATGGAACTATTTTACGGAAACCAACAAGCTCGAACTAATTGACAGAATACCAAATAAATACCTCTCCTCGTTACTGGCGATGCGGCCTGAGACCCTCTCCCGAATTATCAAGGAACACGCCGAATTCATGACGAAAAAAAGAACGGAATAA
- a CDS encoding DUF4347 domain-containing protein, producing the protein MKKSLNPNSFNKNGITMVVIVFLTFLFTGQSKDLIFVNQDIRQKVQLVNTDAPPEELVIIGHSFDNKISLKASLPVEVMLLEVSYSDELLIQLNNALRDNPNITNIHLFSKTNESAIELGNDILNGDTLETYTDVLDDISAHQDGDDLNLFVYSCSLSDNANGLSFLSRLANKTKFNVLSATNCDSIRDEGFVFDYSTANKVVPMPALFH; encoded by the coding sequence ATGAAAAAATCCTTAAACCCTAACAGCTTCAATAAGAATGGGATAACTATGGTGGTTATCGTATTCCTAACATTTCTTTTTACGGGCCAATCCAAAGACCTAATCTTTGTCAATCAAGATATTAGGCAAAAGGTACAGTTGGTAAACACCGATGCACCACCTGAGGAATTGGTCATCATTGGACATTCTTTTGACAATAAGATTTCACTAAAAGCTTCATTGCCCGTTGAGGTAATGCTACTTGAAGTCTCTTATTCCGATGAGTTACTGATCCAATTGAATAATGCACTACGGGACAACCCCAACATTACCAATATTCATTTGTTTTCGAAAACCAATGAAAGTGCAATTGAACTGGGCAATGATATTTTAAATGGGGATACCCTTGAGACTTACACGGACGTTCTGGACGATATTTCGGCGCATCAGGATGGGGATGATTTGAACCTTTTTGTCTATAGTTGCTCGCTCTCGGACAATGCAAATGGTCTTTCTTTTTTGAGCAGATTGGCAAACAAGACGAAGTTCAATGTGTTGAGTGCTACAAATTGTGATTCCATACGGGATGAGGGTTTCGTTTTTGATTATAGCACAGCAAACAAAGTGGTTCCCATGCCTGCCCTTTTTCACTAA
- a CDS encoding gliding motility-associated C-terminal domain-containing protein, with protein MKIALKPITVLLCLISTCLATAQTVDMEVRQGPNIDVVLTVGITDQDIETFETDLDNALRSKGIPAGKLSVQGFERTTISSNAADAAAIFNNWTRWGFNPQTWEFVDAERIIRRINNDRMAGFYDPNFDSSNYTLEVEMTTNGGDDDDMGITFGMGNGAVGSYLFNLSGRVRTFTTNEYIPGDGFASGLYQITRDDGNANPQHYIQGIQGAASTVFNNASNNTTWYAIKLEVKGRNAKIWVDDVLLIDYTAPQDIGGSYGFFSNSQPNATFRNIEVTSLSLKKFKDVLREPQWRNSAMRFNVNLDDQEVEDFDNDEDLSEILMRTINEDVHYIGWGNNINQAQFERFVTQNNNKGTFINRDMGTYSSWIDDMAQYIYDQYNLGTITQGEIFFTDRSVEIAVTPEQLKTNTANSSYSNGRWRITHDETYFDNNQGRASWSGLYLEDIPEVYDKVGRYTFTFEDLPTAPTVLFFHRRPVASFTYSAGTGLINNTSYDLDGGANNGIAQSEWRWKSVDANTTNDWTIGQFDRNAVPDGQYLIMLRVQDFQNTWSNPTSIYVEKTSASGGNDDLPIAQFNLLPDVLNTFSGNMTVTIEDNSVDPFGRNLTVQEWIVTQRVFDINGDPTDTEIYNANIPLTDFSAYNNLSAEYIISLRTQTDTGVWSLPFFRSLTIIDDDTNPTITADPANGTIDTDTTIQLTFSDESGGSGFDVQRYAFLQSDTPPADDASDWTSLSNSQSKDVSFTEGGTGWYIHAQARDNAGNIATQSFGPFDVTLVLSAVDDLALTDEDTATDPIEILFNDKFDTNDFPLITITAQGTKGTAIIDGSNQMVYTPNENENGADTVTYQLQDTNTISTAQVTISIREVDDPPVAVADAFNVDENATLNENVATNDVEPDGDERVYHEISGPSHATSFTLNNDGSFTYEHDGGEDIQDTFTYNFEDANAFSETVTVTLTINPINDLPEGGDIALDVVEDVPYSFSNADFTFTDVDTGDSFNGIQVISLPLSGTLTYNGNPVSGNDLIDDVTNLVYTTGTGEFGSDYATFGFKVKDSENALSTNTYTNTITALEDTDGDGDPNTTDNDDDNDGTPDTDDDFPLDPTEDTDTDGDGTGDNADTDDDNDGTPDMDDDFPLDPTEDTDTDSDGTGDNADTDDDNDGTPDTDDDFPLDPTEDTDTDSDGTGDNADMDDDNDGTPDTDDDFPLDPTEDTDTDSDGTGDNADMDDDNDGTPDTDDDFPLDPTEDTDTDSDGTGDNADTDDDNDGTPDTDDDFPLDPTEDTDTDGDGTGDNADTDDDNDGTPDTDDDFPLDANEDTDTDSDGTGDNADTDDDNDGTPDTDDDFPVDANEDTDTDGDGTGDNADTDDDNDGTPDTDDDFPLDANEDTDTDGDGTGDNADTDDDNDGTPDTDDDFPLEANEDTDTDGDGTGDNADTDDDNDGTPDTEDDFPLDANEDTDTDGDGTGDNADTDDDNDGTPDSEDAFPKDATEDTDTDGDGVGDNADEDADNDGIPDAEDAFPLDANEDTDTDGDGVGDNADTDDDNDGTPDTEDAFPKDATEDTDTDGDGVGDNADEDADNDGVPDMEDAFPNDPLESSDADGDGIGDNADTDDNNDGIEDIDSDGDGLGDEVDIDDDNDGVPDTEDAFPTDPTEDMDTDGDGVGDNLDEDDDNDGYPDAMEVELGTNSKDPNSFPADNDGDGIPDSMDDDDDNDGIADWEDTFPFSSEPPIVAAEAFTPNGDGINEAWMVPGIENYPNNSVRVFNRWGNPVFETVSYRNDWEGFYRDNNEKLPPGSYMYIIDLGNGSAPIQGWIYINY; from the coding sequence ATGAAAATAGCTTTAAAACCGATTACGGTACTATTGTGCCTTATATCCACCTGCCTTGCTACCGCGCAGACCGTAGATATGGAGGTCCGGCAAGGCCCCAATATAGATGTTGTACTTACCGTAGGGATTACCGATCAGGATATCGAAACCTTCGAGACCGATTTGGACAATGCACTTAGAAGTAAGGGCATCCCGGCAGGAAAACTATCTGTCCAGGGTTTTGAACGAACCACAATTTCTTCAAACGCTGCAGACGCAGCGGCCATCTTCAATAATTGGACACGTTGGGGGTTCAATCCCCAGACATGGGAGTTTGTTGATGCCGAGCGGATCATCCGGAGGATCAATAATGATAGAATGGCAGGTTTTTATGACCCCAACTTCGATTCCTCCAATTATACCTTGGAAGTAGAGATGACCACAAATGGTGGCGACGATGATGATATGGGGATTACTTTTGGAATGGGAAATGGAGCTGTGGGATCCTATCTTTTTAATCTGTCGGGACGTGTTAGAACTTTTACGACCAATGAATACATACCAGGCGATGGATTTGCAAGTGGTCTTTACCAAATAACCCGGGATGATGGCAACGCAAATCCACAACATTACATTCAAGGCATCCAGGGAGCTGCATCCACGGTTTTTAACAATGCGAGTAATAACACGACGTGGTATGCCATAAAACTGGAGGTAAAAGGCAGAAATGCCAAAATCTGGGTGGATGATGTACTACTGATAGATTATACCGCACCACAGGATATTGGGGGGAGTTATGGATTCTTTTCAAATAGCCAACCCAACGCCACATTTAGAAATATTGAGGTTACCAGTCTCAGTTTAAAAAAGTTCAAGGATGTTTTAAGGGAGCCACAATGGCGAAATAGTGCCATGCGCTTTAATGTCAATCTTGATGATCAGGAAGTTGAGGATTTTGACAATGATGAGGACTTGTCAGAAATATTGATGCGCACCATAAACGAGGATGTGCACTACATCGGTTGGGGTAACAATATCAATCAGGCGCAGTTTGAACGCTTCGTTACCCAAAACAATAATAAAGGAACCTTTATCAATCGGGATATGGGGACCTACAGCAGTTGGATAGATGATATGGCCCAATACATTTATGATCAATACAATCTTGGGACAATTACACAGGGTGAAATATTCTTTACGGACCGATCTGTTGAAATTGCGGTAACCCCTGAACAGTTAAAGACCAATACTGCCAATTCCAGTTATTCTAACGGACGTTGGCGGATTACCCATGATGAAACGTATTTTGACAACAACCAAGGTCGGGCTTCATGGAGCGGCCTATATCTGGAGGACATACCGGAGGTGTATGACAAAGTCGGTAGATATACGTTTACCTTCGAGGATTTACCAACTGCACCTACCGTACTTTTCTTTCATAGAAGGCCTGTTGCCAGCTTTACCTATAGTGCAGGCACCGGCCTGATCAATAACACCTCTTATGATTTGGATGGGGGCGCCAATAACGGTATTGCCCAATCCGAATGGAGGTGGAAATCGGTCGATGCCAATACTACAAACGATTGGACCATTGGACAATTTGATAGAAATGCCGTCCCCGATGGACAGTATCTTATCATGTTACGGGTACAGGATTTCCAAAACACCTGGAGTAATCCAACAAGTATTTATGTGGAAAAAACAAGTGCATCTGGAGGTAATGATGACTTGCCCATTGCCCAATTTAACTTACTTCCGGACGTTTTGAATACCTTTTCCGGTAACATGACCGTAACCATTGAGGACAACTCGGTGGATCCCTTTGGGAGGAATCTTACTGTCCAGGAATGGATCGTAACACAACGGGTGTTCGATATAAATGGAGACCCCACGGATACCGAAATCTATAATGCCAATATACCCTTAACGGACTTTTCGGCATACAACAACCTAAGTGCTGAATACATCATAAGTCTCCGCACGCAGACCGATACGGGCGTATGGTCCTTACCCTTTTTTAGGTCATTGACCATTATCGACGATGATACCAATCCAACGATAACTGCAGATCCCGCTAATGGGACCATAGATACGGACACCACCATACAGCTCACATTTTCCGATGAAAGTGGAGGAAGTGGATTCGACGTGCAACGCTATGCCTTTCTTCAAAGTGATACGCCTCCTGCCGATGACGCGTCCGATTGGACTTCCTTGAGCAACAGTCAATCCAAGGACGTTTCTTTTACGGAAGGTGGAACGGGTTGGTATATCCATGCCCAGGCCAGGGACAATGCCGGTAATATAGCAACCCAATCTTTTGGACCCTTTGATGTGACCCTTGTTTTAAGTGCCGTGGATGACTTGGCACTGACCGATGAGGATACGGCAACGGACCCCATTGAAATTCTGTTCAATGATAAATTTGACACCAATGATTTTCCCTTGATCACAATTACCGCTCAAGGAACCAAGGGAACGGCAATCATAGATGGAAGTAACCAAATGGTGTATACGCCCAATGAAAACGAAAATGGGGCGGATACCGTAACCTATCAATTACAGGATACCAATACCATATCAACTGCCCAGGTGACCATTTCCATAAGGGAAGTGGACGATCCCCCGGTGGCTGTTGCGGATGCCTTTAACGTGGACGAAAATGCCACATTAAATGAAAACGTGGCTACCAATGATGTTGAACCGGATGGTGATGAGCGCGTGTATCATGAAATCAGCGGACCTTCCCATGCCACGAGCTTTACCCTGAATAATGACGGTTCCTTTACCTATGAGCACGATGGGGGTGAGGATATCCAGGATACCTTTACGTACAATTTTGAGGACGCGAATGCTTTTTCTGAAACCGTTACCGTTACCCTGACCATAAATCCAATAAACGATTTGCCCGAAGGTGGCGATATCGCACTGGATGTGGTTGAGGATGTTCCCTACAGCTTTTCAAATGCGGATTTTACGTTTACCGATGTTGACACAGGCGACAGCTTTAATGGCATTCAGGTGATAAGTCTGCCCTTAAGTGGAACCCTTACCTACAATGGAAATCCAGTATCGGGCAATGATCTCATTGATGATGTGACAAACTTGGTGTATACTACAGGAACAGGGGAATTCGGTTCGGACTACGCCACATTTGGGTTCAAAGTAAAGGATAGTGAAAATGCGTTAAGTACCAATACCTATACCAATACCATAACCGCTTTGGAGGATACCGATGGTGATGGAGATCCCAATACCACGGATAACGACGATGACAACGACGGTACCCCGGACACGGATGACGATTTCCCGCTCGACCCGACCGAGGACACCGATACCGACGGTGACGGAACGGGCGACAATGCCGATACGGACGATGACAACGATGGTACCCCGGATATGGATGACGATTTCCCGCTCGACCCAACAGAGGACACCGATACCGATAGTGATGGAACGGGCGACAATGCCGATACGGACGACGATAACGATGGTACCCCGGATACGGATGACGATTTCCCGCTCGACCCGACCGAGGACACCGATACCGATAGTGACGGAACGGGCGACAATGCGGATATGGACGATGACAATGACGGTACCCCGGATACGGATGATGATTTCCCGCTCGACCCGACCGAGGACACCGATACCGATAGTGACGGAACGGGCGACAATGCGGATATGGACGATGACAATGACGGTACCCCGGATACGGATGATGATTTCCCGCTCGACCCGACCGAGGACACCGATACCGATAGTGACGGAACGGGCGACAATGCGGATACGGACGATGATAATGACGGTACCCCGGACACGGATGACGACTTCCCGCTCGACCCGACCGAGGACACCGATACCGATGGTGATGGAACGGGCGACAATGCCGATACGGACGACGATAACGATGGTACCCCGGATACGGACGATGATTTTCCATTGGATGCCAATGAGGATACCGATACCGATAGTGACGGAACGGGCGATAATGCCGATACGGATGATGACAATGATGGGACCCCGGACACGGATGATGATTTCCCAGTGGATGCCAACGAGGATACCGATACCGATGGCGACGGAACGGGCGATAATGCCGATACGGATGATGACAACGATGGTACCCCGGACACGGACGATGATTTTCCACTGGACGCCAATGAGGATACCGACACCGATGGTGATGGCACTGGCGACAATGCTGATACGGATGATGACAATGACGGTACCCCGGATACGGACGATGATTTCCCATTGGAGGCCAACGAGGATACCGATACCGATGGTGACGGAACGGGCGACAATGCGGATACGGATGACGACAACGATGGTACCCCGGATACGGAGGATGACTTCCCATTGGATGCCAATGAGGATACCGATACCGATGGCGACGGAACGGGCGACAATGCCGATACGGACGACGACAACGATGGTACCCCGGATTCTGAGGATGCCTTTCCCAAGGATGCCACTGAGGACACTGACACGGATGGTGATGGGGTAGGGGACAATGCCGATGAAGACGCCGATAATGATGGGATACCCGATGCGGAGGATGCCTTCCCCTTGGATGCCAACGAGGATACCGATACCGATGGCGATGGAGTGGGCGATAATGCGGATACGGACGATGACAACGATGGAACCCCTGATACGGAGGATGCCTTTCCCAAGGATGCCACTGAGGATACCGATACCGATGGTGACGGGGTAGGGGACAACGCCGATGAAGACGCCGATAATGACGGCGTGCCGGATATGGAAGATGCCTTTCCGAACGATCCCCTGGAAAGTTCAGATGCGGACGGTGACGGTATAGGGGACAATGCGGACACCGATGACAATAATGATGGGATTGAGGATATTGACTCCGATGGCGATGGTCTGGGAGATGAGGTAGATATCGATGATGACAACGATGGGGTACCGGATACGGAAGATGCCTTTCCAACAGACCCAACAGAAGATATGGATACTGATGGTGATGGCGTGGGCGACAACCTGGACGAAGACGATGACAATGATGGTTATCCCGATGCCATGGAAGTGGAACTGGGTACAAATTCCAAGGATCCCAATAGCTTTCCGGCAGATAATGATGGGGATGGGATTCCCGACAGTATGGACGATGATGATGACAATGACGGCATCGCCGATTGGGAGGATACCTTCCCATTCAGTTCCGAGCCTCCAATTGTGGCAGCAGAAGCGTTTACACCCAATGGGGATGGGATAAACGAGGCCTGGATGGTACCTGGAATCGAGAACTATCCGAACAATAGCGTAAGGGTCTTCAACAGATGGGGCAACCCGGTTTTTGAGACGGTAAGCTATCGCAATGACTGGGAAGGGTTCTACAGGGACAACAATGAAAAGCTGCCCCCCGGATCATATATGTACATCATAGACCTTGGCAATGGTTCGGCACCGATCCAAGGGTGGATCTATATCAACTATTAA
- a CDS encoding type IX secretion system membrane protein PorP/SprF: protein MKYRHSIIIGAFLLSFIGVFGQQDPQYSFYRFNMNLFNPAFAGTGEGGELTLGLRSQWAGVEGAPESQSVLFSTPMGNKVGLGVAILNDRTFIENQTWVALDFSYKVKLNDGYDLFFGLKASGQSYSANTNGLTTFGVGTDGSLMDFNSRFTPNVGVGVYLRHSNHFLSLSAPKLLTPDRLEERDGEAFMSVDKRHVYLAGGYDFFLSKDLTLEASSMLRYVEASPLALDLTAILDFGRRFRLGASYRLDAAVSGLFLFDIGPKFNIGYAYEAAIQNSINAVDNSSHELFMRLRI, encoded by the coding sequence ATGAAATATCGACATAGCATTATCATTGGGGCCTTTCTCCTTTCGTTTATTGGAGTTTTTGGTCAGCAGGACCCGCAATATTCCTTTTATCGGTTCAATATGAACCTGTTCAACCCTGCCTTTGCCGGTACCGGTGAGGGTGGTGAGCTGACCTTGGGACTCCGTAGCCAATGGGCCGGGGTTGAGGGAGCGCCTGAGAGCCAGAGCGTACTGTTTTCGACCCCCATGGGAAACAAGGTGGGCCTGGGAGTGGCCATTTTAAACGATCGGACCTTTATAGAGAATCAGACCTGGGTGGCCCTTGACTTTTCCTATAAAGTGAAATTGAACGATGGCTACGACCTCTTTTTCGGATTGAAAGCCAGTGGGCAGTCTTACAGTGCCAATACCAATGGGCTAACCACCTTTGGGGTAGGTACGGACGGGTCCCTAATGGATTTCAACAGTAGGTTTACCCCCAATGTGGGCGTTGGGGTCTACCTAAGGCACTCGAACCATTTTCTATCACTGTCGGCCCCAAAGTTACTCACCCCGGACCGTTTGGAGGAACGTGACGGAGAGGCTTTTATGAGCGTTGACAAGCGGCATGTCTACCTTGCAGGGGGCTATGACTTTTTCCTTAGCAAGGACTTAACTTTGGAGGCCAGCAGTATGCTGCGGTACGTTGAGGCATCGCCCCTGGCGTTGGACCTTACGGCCATTCTGGATTTTGGCCGGAGGTTCCGTTTGGGGGCTTCCTACCGCTTGGATGCAGCTGTTAGCGGACTGTTCCTCTTCGATATCGGCCCAAAGTTCAATATAGGATATGCCTATGAAGCGGCGATACAGAACTCAATCAATGCCGTTGACAACAGTTCCCATGAGTTGTTCATGCGCTTAAGGATATGA
- a CDS encoding THUMP-like domain-containing protein, whose translation MQLEAKKKCRTKLPTWFKTNAIYYPPKLHIEQSSSEQTAAYKAELVHGKTLLDMTGGFGVDSFYFAKKVPKVFHCELNPELSAIACHNFEVLGAGNIRCHVEDGITFLQNSKEGFDWIYLDPSRRDTTQRVFLLKDCEPNILSHLKTIFSKANRILIKTAPLLDIKQGLRELGCVKEVHIVAVQNEVKELLWVLENGHTDEAELKTINLTKKTDQRFNFHFSKEEAAISKIVLPQDYLYEPNAAILKSGAFKLLGRRFDLGKLHEHSHLYTSHELIDFPGRRFSIENVVPYSKTGLLQLGLTKANITTRNFPQSVSSLRKRTKLKEGGDDYLFFTTNLNEERIVLHCKRKP comes from the coding sequence ATGCAGCTCGAAGCCAAAAAAAAGTGCAGGACAAAACTCCCTACCTGGTTTAAAACCAATGCCATTTATTACCCGCCAAAACTACATATAGAACAATCCAGTTCCGAGCAAACGGCCGCTTACAAAGCCGAACTGGTCCATGGCAAAACACTATTGGATATGACTGGCGGTTTTGGGGTGGATAGTTTTTATTTTGCCAAAAAAGTTCCCAAGGTTTTCCATTGTGAACTCAATCCTGAACTATCAGCAATAGCCTGCCATAATTTTGAGGTTTTAGGGGCGGGAAATATAAGGTGCCATGTTGAGGACGGTATCACATTTTTACAAAACTCAAAGGAGGGGTTCGATTGGATTTATCTAGATCCCTCAAGAAGGGATACCACCCAAAGGGTCTTTTTACTTAAAGATTGTGAGCCCAATATCCTTTCCCATCTGAAAACAATTTTCTCCAAGGCGAATAGGATATTGATAAAAACCGCCCCACTTCTGGATATTAAACAAGGGCTTAGGGAATTGGGCTGTGTTAAAGAAGTACATATTGTTGCCGTTCAAAACGAGGTGAAAGAACTTCTTTGGGTTTTGGAAAACGGCCATACGGATGAAGCAGAATTGAAAACCATAAACCTCACAAAAAAAACGGACCAAAGGTTCAATTTTCACTTTTCCAAGGAAGAGGCCGCGATATCCAAAATTGTATTACCGCAAGACTACCTTTATGAACCCAATGCCGCCATTTTAAAATCCGGTGCTTTTAAACTCCTGGGCCGTAGGTTTGATCTTGGCAAACTCCATGAACATTCGCACTTATACACATCGCACGAGTTAATTGATTTTCCAGGCCGAAGATTTTCAATTGAAAATGTGGTGCCCTACAGCAAAACGGGGTTGCTACAGCTTGGACTGACCAAAGCAAATATCACTACCCGTAACTTTCCGCAGTCCGTTTCCTCACTCAGAAAAAGGACAAAACTAAAGGAGGGTGGGGATGACTATCTGTTTTTCACGACCAACTTAAACGAAGAGCGCATTGTCTTACACTGCAAAAGAAAGCCCTAA
- a CDS encoding AI-2E family transporter, translating to MNHSSKTIANGILRAVAIIVGIVLSLYFLYQIRSVIAYLAIAAVIALLGRPITLFLRRKLKFPNTLAVIVTMVLFVTILMGIIALFVPLINEQGKSLSLLDIEALKADVNTLYLEILEYMGASTADLNELIKNSDLERSVLEGLNLNFIPNILNSFLNVLSSFSIGLFSVLFISFFFLKDSKLLQKGLLTFIPQKKEGNLIVSIDKINGLLSRYFIGILVQLTILFVIYMITLLIVGVDNAIVIAFLCALFNIIPYIGPIIGAVIMVTLTMTSHLGMDFSTVILPKAGYVLIGVLIGQMVDNFFSQPFIFSTSVRSHPLEIFLVIIIAGLLFGVVGMVVAVPGYTAIKVILKEFLRENTFVKKFTKNV from the coding sequence ATGAACCATAGCTCAAAAACCATAGCCAACGGTATTTTAAGGGCAGTTGCCATTATTGTTGGTATTGTCCTTTCCCTATACTTTTTGTATCAAATCAGGTCCGTAATTGCCTATTTGGCCATTGCGGCGGTCATTGCACTTTTGGGAAGGCCCATCACCCTATTCTTGCGAAGAAAACTTAAGTTCCCCAATACGTTGGCCGTAATTGTGACCATGGTGCTTTTTGTCACTATATTGATGGGTATTATTGCGCTTTTCGTGCCACTGATCAATGAACAGGGAAAAAGTTTGTCCTTACTGGATATAGAGGCCTTAAAAGCCGATGTGAATACGCTCTACCTGGAAATTCTGGAATACATGGGCGCTTCCACGGCGGACCTCAATGAATTAATCAAAAATTCAGATTTGGAAAGAAGCGTCCTGGAAGGCCTTAACTTAAATTTTATACCCAATATCCTGAACTCGTTTCTAAATGTACTGAGCAGTTTTAGTATTGGTCTTTTTTCCGTTCTCTTTATTTCCTTTTTCTTTTTGAAGGACAGCAAATTGTTGCAAAAAGGGCTCTTGACCTTTATTCCCCAAAAAAAGGAGGGAAATCTTATCGTGTCCATAGACAAGATAAACGGTCTATTGTCCAGGTACTTCATTGGCATATTGGTGCAACTGACCATCCTTTTTGTCATCTACATGATTACCCTATTGATAGTTGGTGTGGACAATGCCATCGTTATTGCCTTCCTATGCGCCCTATTCAATATTATTCCCTACATAGGTCCAATTATTGGTGCCGTAATCATGGTTACCTTAACGATGACAAGCCATTTGGGAATGGATTTTAGCACGGTGATCCTGCCCAAAGCGGGCTATGTTTTGATAGGGGTGCTCATTGGACAAATGGTGGATAATTTCTTTTCCCAACCCTTTATCTTTTCAACAAGTGTGCGTTCACATCCTTTGGAGATTTTTCTGGTCATCATCATTGCAGGTTTGCTTTTTGGTGTGGTCGGAATGGTTGTGGCCGTACCCGGATATACGGCCATAAAAGTTATCCTAAAGGAGTTTTTAAGGGAAAATACCTTTGTGAAAAAGTTTACCAAAAATGTGTAA